A window from Candidatus Binatia bacterium encodes these proteins:
- a CDS encoding YHS domain-containing (seleno)protein yields MTRARKVIVSLAVALGVVIVAGFAAVAWLGRERPEHNLDASGIALNGYDPVSYFPEGGGRPRQGDAGITAEHEGRRYRFVSIENRDRFVADPARYEPEYGGWCAYAVANGYKFEVDPESYIVADDRLLLFYRGMLGDARAEFEKEGVDQGVARADANWPALAREN; encoded by the coding sequence ATGACACGCGCACGAAAGGTGATCGTCAGCTTGGCCGTGGCGCTCGGCGTCGTGATCGTCGCCGGCTTCGCGGCCGTCGCCTGGCTCGGCCGCGAGCGGCCCGAGCACAATCTCGACGCCTCGGGCATCGCGCTCAACGGCTACGATCCGGTGAGCTACTTCCCCGAAGGCGGCGGCCGACCACGGCAGGGTGACGCCGGGATCACCGCGGAGCACGAAGGGCGTCGCTACCGCTTCGTCTCGATCGAGAACCGCGATCGCTTCGTCGCCGACCCCGCGCGCTACGAGCCCGAGTACGGCGGCTGGTGCGCCTACGCAGTGGCGAACGGCTACAAGTTTGAGGTCGATCCGGAGAGCTACATCGTCGCGGACGACCGACTCCTGCTGTTCTACCGCGGCATGCTCGGCGACGCGCGCGCCGAGTTCGAGAAGGAAGGCGTCGATCAGGGGGTGGCGCGCGCCGACGCCAACTGGCCCGCGCTCGCAAGGGAGAACTGA
- a CDS encoding glycosyltransferase family 39 protein, whose product MATQARSATQANGAELTWSGVADAGASWLDRHALVVSVRLFAVNLALKLPLVAAQSIWFDEAVTLRNAHAPFDLASSLAGDATPPIYALLVQAWLSVFGVTIEAARTLSVLLSAATAVLLFQLGRRFIDAPTGLWAALLLTTSRYQLYYGHEARLYALVGLLCVASFHALLLLLERRSTRRIVALAVLDTALLYTHYVAGLMFPVQFVVAALRGEDRVRNVATVVACQAVALIAFVPCLLYVLSAWPPPMTEWIRAPGAREAIDVLTGFAGSSTLLAIDALLLAGGAAAIAASTSRAGGGAAVRGTAIRDVAGGGVADEPGWTTAAMLGAWAFLPLVLAFVASQIVAVFLDRYLLYTTLGLYLLLAWVLMRLPVRPLLRHGAALALCALSLLTAWRDPITRTDWRAAAERVRAASGAGEIVVVVPPYQLLPLAYHVSPEAFADRERLPERLRAERVLALASPREIATLASHAQPPAVLVVMTDTSAALHPELASVLSQSGLERTSSETLRGLVLERFAPRR is encoded by the coding sequence ATGGCGACGCAAGCGCGCAGCGCCACGCAGGCAAATGGTGCAGAGCTCACCTGGTCCGGAGTCGCCGACGCCGGCGCGAGCTGGCTCGACCGGCACGCGCTCGTCGTGAGCGTGCGGCTGTTCGCCGTCAACCTCGCGCTCAAGCTGCCGCTCGTCGCGGCGCAGAGCATCTGGTTCGACGAGGCGGTGACGCTGCGCAACGCGCACGCGCCGTTCGATCTCGCGTCGAGCCTCGCCGGCGACGCGACCCCGCCGATCTACGCGCTGCTCGTGCAAGCGTGGCTGAGCGTCTTCGGCGTGACCATCGAAGCCGCGCGCACGCTGTCGGTGCTGCTGAGCGCGGCGACCGCCGTGCTGCTGTTCCAGCTCGGACGCCGCTTCATCGACGCGCCGACGGGGCTCTGGGCGGCGCTGCTGCTGACGACGTCGCGCTACCAGCTCTACTACGGGCACGAGGCGCGGCTCTACGCGCTGGTCGGGCTGCTGTGCGTCGCCTCGTTTCACGCGTTGCTTCTCCTGCTCGAGCGTCGCAGCACACGGCGCATCGTCGCGCTCGCGGTGCTCGACACGGCGCTGCTCTACACGCACTACGTCGCCGGGCTGATGTTTCCCGTGCAGTTCGTGGTTGCAGCGTTGCGCGGCGAGGATCGTGTACGCAACGTCGCGACGGTCGTGGCGTGTCAGGCGGTCGCGCTGATCGCCTTCGTCCCCTGCCTGCTCTACGTGCTCTCGGCCTGGCCACCGCCGATGACCGAATGGATCAGAGCGCCAGGTGCGCGCGAGGCGATCGACGTGCTCACCGGCTTCGCCGGCAGCAGCACGCTGCTCGCGATCGACGCGCTGCTGCTCGCGGGCGGTGCGGCGGCGATCGCGGCGTCCACGTCGCGCGCGGGCGGTGGCGCTGCGGTCCGCGGCACTGCGATCCGTGACGTCGCGGGCGGCGGCGTTGCGGACGAGCCCGGCTGGACGACGGCCGCGATGCTCGGCGCGTGGGCGTTCCTGCCGCTCGTGCTCGCCTTCGTCGCCTCGCAGATCGTGGCGGTGTTCCTCGACCGCTACCTGCTCTACACGACGCTCGGCCTCTACCTGCTGCTCGCGTGGGTGCTGATGCGGCTCCCGGTCCGTCCGCTGCTGCGGCACGGCGCCGCGCTCGCGCTGTGCGCGCTGTCGTTGCTCACGGCGTGGCGCGACCCGATCACGCGCACCGACTGGCGCGCGGCGGCGGAGCGCGTGCGCGCCGCGAGTGGTGCCGGCGAGATCGTCGTCGTCGTGCCGCCGTACCAGCTCTTGCCGCTCGCCTACCACGTGTCGCCCGAAGCGTTCGCCGACCGCGAGCGTCTCCCCGAACGTCTGCGCGCGGAGCGCGTGCTCGCGCTCGCGAGCCCGCGCGAGATCGCGACGCTGGCGTCGCACGCGCAGCCTCCCGCGGTGCTGGTCGTGATGACCGACACGAGCGCGGCGCTGCACCCCGAGCTCGCCTCGGTGCTGTCGCAGAGCGGGCTCGAGCGGACGTCGTCCGAGACCTTGCGCGGCCTCGTGCTCGAGCGCTTCGCGCCCCGACGCTGA
- a CDS encoding helix-turn-helix domain-containing protein → MKPETAANIVGAFALAICDGIREAVDGRAGSQAAAALVHLSKYGDEPIDALRRPLRLSHPGCVRLVDRLEEQKLVVRGAGEDRRARPLRLTPAGASAARTVLRRREAALRRALAALTPREQQTLGRLAAKALAALIEDEAQALTVCRLCDYGACPDDDCPAAKALTT, encoded by the coding sequence ATGAAGCCGGAGACGGCGGCGAACATCGTCGGCGCGTTCGCGCTCGCGATCTGCGACGGCATTCGTGAGGCGGTCGACGGCCGTGCCGGATCACAGGCGGCGGCCGCGCTGGTCCACCTCTCGAAGTACGGCGACGAGCCGATCGACGCCCTGCGCCGCCCGCTGCGGCTGTCGCACCCGGGCTGCGTGCGGCTGGTCGACCGGCTCGAGGAGCAGAAGCTCGTCGTGCGCGGCGCCGGCGAGGACCGCCGGGCGCGCCCCCTGCGTCTCACGCCGGCCGGAGCGAGCGCGGCGCGGACGGTGCTGCGCAGACGCGAGGCCGCGCTGCGTCGCGCGCTCGCGGCGCTCACCCCGCGCGAGCAGCAGACGCTCGGACGCCTCGCCGCGAAGGCGCTCGCCGCGCTGATCGAGGACGAGGCGCAAGCGCTCACCGTCTGCCGGCTGTGCGACTACGGCGCCTGCCCCGACGACGACTGTCCCGCCGCCAAGGCGCTGACCACCTGA